In a single window of the Arthrobacter sp. StoSoilA2 genome:
- a CDS encoding DUF1801 domain-containing protein — MIHEAEPDIVETIKRRVQPYFVLDGNVCALLAARNHVNLFLYDGAIVPDPAGIITAGHDNKTGRMISFYINDDVPTAPLIAMLRQIAANNRAGGWRKIKAGLQETSGPA; from the coding sequence GTGATCCACGAGGCCGAACCGGACATCGTGGAGACAATCAAAAGACGGGTTCAGCCCTACTTTGTCCTGGATGGAAACGTCTGTGCATTGCTCGCGGCCAGGAACCACGTGAACCTCTTTCTCTATGATGGCGCTATCGTTCCTGACCCTGCCGGGATCATCACAGCAGGGCACGATAACAAGACCGGCCGAATGATCAGCTTTTACATCAACGACGATGTACCTACCGCACCCCTCATCGCTATGCTGCGACAGATCGCCGCCAACAATCGCGCAGGCGGGTGGCGGAAAATCAAAGCAGGTTTGCAAGAGACTTCCGGCCCAGCGTGA
- a CDS encoding dihydrofolate reductase family protein produces MVDLIISLDGYASAEGWPGWWGLESPEYLAWLEEEGKKDFTTLMGANTYRVMSSMSEQAAGEDSGFSKEEGEALTGLAALPKVVFSSTLQEPLAWPNSELVSGDAVEAVKELKRTRTGTLTTLGSLSLCRSLLSAGLVDRYRIVVFPVITGRTGTERIYDGYPDVSLQMVNSRTFDGQLQLLEYIPTLISGPPVRQP; encoded by the coding sequence ATGGTGGATTTGATCATTTCCCTGGATGGGTATGCCTCAGCGGAGGGGTGGCCCGGTTGGTGGGGACTTGAATCCCCGGAATACCTTGCCTGGCTTGAGGAAGAAGGGAAGAAGGATTTCACCACGCTGATGGGGGCCAACACCTATCGGGTGATGTCAAGCATGTCGGAACAGGCCGCAGGCGAAGACTCCGGGTTCTCCAAGGAAGAGGGAGAGGCCTTGACAGGGCTGGCGGCCCTGCCGAAGGTCGTCTTCTCGTCCACACTCCAGGAACCCCTGGCTTGGCCGAATTCCGAGCTGGTAAGCGGGGATGCTGTGGAAGCTGTCAAAGAGCTGAAGCGGACCCGGACCGGCACCCTGACCACACTGGGAAGCCTCAGCCTTTGCCGCTCTTTGTTGAGTGCCGGACTTGTGGACCGATACAGGATCGTCGTTTTTCCGGTGATCACTGGCCGTACTGGCACGGAACGGATCTATGACGGCTATCCTGATGTTTCGCTTCAAATGGTGAACAGCAGGACCTTCGATGGTCAGCTGCAGCTGCTGGAGTACATACCCACGCTGATCAGCGGTCCGCCTGTCCGGCAGCCGTGA
- a CDS encoding MFS transporter, whose translation MNDAARKIQRVYLTLTLGNTVAASFIWGINTLFLLDAGLSNLEAFAANAFFTAGMVLFEVPTGVIADGWGRRTSFLLGTITLAASTYLYFVLWQISAPFWMWAVVSVLLGLGFTFFSGAVEAWLVDALRFSGYEGGLETVLGRGQMVQGVAMLLGSVAGGVIAQATNLGVPFLLRVFVLVAMFAVAFGLMHDVGFSPERSTHPLRATRAVLTASIENGLKNPPVRYVMLAAPFSAGVGIYVFYALQPYLLDLFGDPHAYSIAGLAAAIVAGSQILGGWLAPHARRLFHKRTSVMILGGLVGFVILLVLGFTRVFWVALVLLALWAVVGSAATPVRQAYVNDMIPSKQRATVLSFDSLMGSSGGVVIQPLLGRGADLYGYPASLAIAGIIELISVPFLLASRRQGASADRANTEAVQSP comes from the coding sequence CTGAACGACGCCGCCAGAAAGATTCAACGTGTCTATCTCACGCTGACGCTGGGCAACACGGTGGCAGCTTCCTTCATCTGGGGTATCAACACGCTTTTCCTGCTTGATGCAGGCTTGAGCAACCTCGAGGCCTTCGCTGCCAACGCTTTCTTCACAGCGGGGATGGTCCTTTTCGAGGTACCTACAGGCGTGATCGCGGACGGCTGGGGTCGCCGTACTTCTTTCCTGCTTGGCACGATCACGTTGGCGGCGTCTACATACTTGTACTTCGTGCTGTGGCAGATCTCTGCACCGTTTTGGATGTGGGCCGTTGTCTCGGTGCTCCTTGGCCTCGGGTTCACGTTCTTCTCCGGTGCTGTGGAGGCCTGGCTTGTGGACGCCTTGCGCTTCTCAGGCTACGAAGGCGGTCTTGAAACCGTTCTGGGCCGCGGCCAGATGGTGCAGGGTGTGGCTATGCTGCTGGGTTCGGTGGCAGGTGGGGTTATCGCTCAAGCCACCAACCTTGGTGTGCCGTTCCTCTTACGGGTTTTCGTTCTGGTTGCCATGTTCGCCGTGGCGTTTGGGTTAATGCACGACGTCGGATTCTCACCTGAGCGGTCCACGCACCCCCTCCGTGCCACCCGCGCAGTGCTCACTGCCTCGATCGAGAACGGCCTGAAAAACCCGCCGGTCCGGTACGTCATGCTTGCCGCTCCCTTTAGTGCCGGCGTCGGGATCTATGTTTTCTACGCCCTGCAGCCATACCTCCTGGACCTGTTTGGCGACCCCCATGCCTATTCCATTGCGGGCCTCGCCGCTGCAATTGTGGCTGGCTCGCAAATCCTGGGCGGTTGGCTTGCCCCGCATGCCCGGCGCTTGTTCCATAAACGGACCTCGGTGATGATCCTGGGCGGTCTGGTGGGATTCGTGATCTTGCTGGTCCTCGGTTTCACCCGTGTCTTTTGGGTGGCACTGGTGCTGCTGGCACTGTGGGCTGTGGTTGGCTCTGCGGCAACTCCGGTCCGGCAGGCGTACGTCAATGACATGATTCCCTCGAAGCAGCGCGCCACAGTGCTGAGCTTCGATTCGCTCATGGGATCCAGCGGCGGTGTGGTGATACAGCCACTCCTTGGCCGTGGGGCTGACCTTTACGGCTACCCGGCGTCGCTGGCCATCGCGGGCATTATTGAGCTCATTTCGGTGCCGTTCCTGCTGGCGAGCCGCAGGCAGGGGGCATCCGCAGACCGTGCCAACACCGAAGCCGTTCAGTCACCTTGA
- a CDS encoding nuclear transport factor 2 family protein, which produces METVEGLERLPEGPVRRMFAASGRHDLDALVAEFANDYVNITPIHPERNFTGRAQVRANWTSLFAGIPDLTPAIADAAEGRHGTVWVEWGARGTRRDGTLVELAGVAIFTVRQERIASVHFYLEPVERSSGDIDDAVRTTAGTGLQDGAVLPISQES; this is translated from the coding sequence ATGGAAACCGTGGAGGGCCTGGAGCGCCTTCCGGAAGGGCCCGTTCGGCGGATGTTCGCTGCGTCCGGCCGCCACGACCTTGACGCCTTGGTCGCCGAATTCGCCAACGACTACGTCAACATCACCCCGATTCATCCCGAACGTAATTTCACCGGCCGCGCCCAGGTCCGTGCCAACTGGACCAGCCTTTTTGCTGGCATTCCTGACCTCACACCAGCAATCGCCGACGCCGCTGAAGGCCGGCACGGAACCGTTTGGGTTGAATGGGGCGCCCGGGGCACGAGACGCGATGGGACGCTGGTGGAACTTGCCGGAGTGGCGATTTTTACTGTGCGCCAGGAGCGGATCGCCTCCGTCCATTTCTATCTCGAACCTGTGGAACGTTCTTCGGGTGACATCGACGACGCCGTCCGCACCACTGCGGGCACGGGCCTTCAGGATGGGGCCGTACTTCCGATATCGCAGGAGTCATGA
- a CDS encoding TraR/DksA C4-type zinc finger protein yields MVDVERFRVLLEEERGRKLALLKALRSDITSVSLARQDSNVDDEHDPEGTTIAFELSQASALLDQSRVGLEQIEAALQRISDGTYGICTVCGVAIPEGRLEARPWTPYCVKHASGKH; encoded by the coding sequence ATGGTCGACGTCGAGCGGTTCCGGGTTCTGCTGGAGGAGGAGCGGGGCCGGAAGCTTGCCCTGCTGAAGGCGCTGCGCAGTGACATCACATCGGTCAGCCTCGCCCGCCAGGACTCGAACGTCGACGACGAGCATGATCCTGAAGGCACCACCATCGCCTTCGAGCTCTCACAGGCCTCCGCGCTGCTCGACCAGAGCCGTGTGGGCCTTGAGCAGATTGAGGCCGCTTTGCAGCGGATTTCCGATGGAACTTACGGCATATGTACGGTTTGTGGTGTCGCTATTCCGGAGGGCCGGCTCGAAGCGAGGCCGTGGACGCCCTATTGCGTCAAGCACGCCTCAGGCAAACATTAG
- a CDS encoding SDR family oxidoreductase codes for MILVVGGTGRLGSRLTGELVRRGASVRVMARGESQPFPRKNVDGVELVRGTLASGKDCGRAVAGCSHVVFAASGFGLKRGGNPRSVDRDGALRVIDAASRAGVEHVVMMSMHGAAPDAPLDFLRMKYAAEEALKASGMAWTVIRMGANLEQFLDSMSQPLHTKGRVLVFGSGRAPVTFTSTPDAAAAVRLALFSPSLRGRTVEWGSETHPFNTLAEAILADAGKGSIQRIPVAGLRVMAAVAGTISPFMARMARAALWMESGAAAFDPAVERAAFPEIPVIGLRESLDRIRST; via the coding sequence ATGATCCTCGTAGTGGGCGGTACGGGCCGCCTGGGTTCGCGGCTTACGGGGGAACTGGTTCGGCGCGGTGCTTCCGTACGGGTCATGGCCAGGGGTGAATCCCAGCCCTTCCCCAGGAAGAACGTCGACGGCGTCGAGCTTGTCCGCGGGACGCTCGCCTCGGGCAAGGACTGCGGACGGGCCGTTGCCGGATGCAGCCACGTGGTGTTCGCGGCGTCGGGCTTTGGGCTGAAAAGAGGCGGCAACCCACGCAGTGTGGACCGCGACGGCGCACTTCGGGTCATCGATGCCGCGTCCCGGGCGGGCGTGGAACATGTAGTGATGATGTCGATGCATGGGGCGGCTCCCGATGCCCCTCTGGATTTCCTGCGCATGAAGTACGCAGCGGAGGAGGCATTGAAGGCCTCGGGCATGGCATGGACAGTAATCCGGATGGGAGCGAACCTTGAGCAGTTCCTCGACTCAATGAGCCAGCCCCTCCACACGAAGGGCAGGGTGCTTGTCTTCGGTTCGGGACGGGCACCTGTGACATTTACGTCGACGCCGGACGCTGCTGCCGCTGTTCGGCTGGCCCTTTTCAGCCCTTCCTTGCGTGGAAGGACCGTTGAGTGGGGGTCCGAAACGCACCCCTTCAACACGCTGGCGGAAGCCATCCTCGCAGACGCTGGAAAGGGCTCGATCCAGCGGATACCAGTGGCAGGGTTACGGGTGATGGCCGCCGTCGCGGGTACGATTTCTCCGTTCATGGCCCGGATGGCCAGGGCTGCGCTGTGGATGGAATCAGGCGCTGCGGCCTTCGATCCGGCTGTGGAACGTGCCGCGTTCCCTGAAATTCCCGTGATCGGACTGCGTGAGAGTTTGGACCGGATCAGGAGCACATGA